In Poecilia reticulata strain Guanapo linkage group LG17, Guppy_female_1.0+MT, whole genome shotgun sequence, the following proteins share a genomic window:
- the kif1ab gene encoding kinesin-like protein KIF1A isoform X4: MAGASVKVAVRVRPFNSREIGKESKCIIQMSGNTTTILNPKQPKENKSFNFDFSYWSHTTPEDINYASQMQVYKDIGEEMLLHAFEGYNVCIFAYGQTGAGKSYTMMGRQEKDQQGIIPLLCEDLFTKINDSNNDNNMSYSVEVSYMEIYCERVRDLLNPKNKGNLRVREHPLLGPYVEDLSKLAVTSYNDIQDLMDSGNKARTVAATNMNETSSRSHAVFNIIFTQKKHDMETDNTSEKVSKISLVDLAGSERADSTGAKGTRLKEGANINKSLTTLGKVISALAELDSAPNKNKKKKKVESFIPYRDSVLTWLLRENLGGNSRTAMVAALSPADINYDETLSTLRYADRAKQIRCNAVINEDPNNRLVRELKEEVARLKDLLYAQGLGDIIENLCDYKNFVNNGQAVNQRGDLSTVTNAMTGMSPSPSLSALSSRAASISNLHDRIFSPASEEAIERLKETEKIIAELNETWEEKLRRTEAIRMEREALLAEMGVAMREDGGTVGVFSPKKTPHLVNLNEDPLMSECLLYYIKDGITKVGRENAKTRQDIVLSGHFIKDEHCTFSSTTGPQGEGCVILEPCEGSETYVNGKRVTSPTVLRSGNRIIMGKSHVFRFNDPEQARLERERTPCAETPVEPVDWAFAQRELLEKQGIDMKQEMEQRLQELEDQYRKEREEASNLLEQQRLDYESKLEALQKQVDSRYLESPEEEEEPEEEVPWTKRETELALWAFRKWRFYQFTSLRDLLWGNAIFLKEANAISVELKKKVQFQFVLLTDTLYSPLPPDLLPPSVAKERERRPFPQTIVAVEVQDQKNGATHYWTLEKLRQRLDLMREMYDRAAELPSSTVEDCDHALTGGDPFYDRFPWFRLVGRAFVYLSNLLYPVPLVHRVAIVSEKGEVKGFLRVAVQAISADEEAPDYGSGVRQSGTAKISFEDNQFEKFQSESCPGGLXHSNTSQEELRIVEGEGQNVEIGISADEVNNNTCAAIQEPPCSPVKSLGLGLDLPLELSPEKALSHLKIGSTFTFRVTVLQASSISAEYADIFCQFNFIHRHDEAFSTEPLKNTGRGPPLGFYHVQNIKVEVTKSFLEYIKTQPIVFEVFGHYQKQPFPPLCKDLISPLRPSRRQFPRVMPLSKPVPATKLSTLTRSTAGPCHAKYDLMVFFEICELEANGDYIPAVVDHRGGMPCHGTFLLHQGIQRRIRVTIAHETGNDIEWKEVKELVIGRIRNTPEADETIIDPNILSLNILSSGYFWPKHDDNVSLGVDHRTFYRFEAAWDSSMHNSLLLNRVTPYGEKIYITLSAYLEMENCTQPTVITKDFCVVFYSRDTKLPASRSIRNFFSTGCLRPSESNRVTGVYEVTLCHIADNGSPGMQRRRRRVLDTSVAYVRGEENLAGWRPRSDSLILDHQWELEKLSLLQEVEKTRHYLLLREKLEATLQAGQDALYKSGDICDFAKSPVLSSSPSSSPAPDGPNQRQRELAAKCLRLLMHTFNREYSQVSSSASESKLSEMSASLMRDSSSSGLSTLTPSSTCPSLVDGHFDIRLTEPSSGASTPDLDPFSPVDRKKALRGYTFVPDIQEIRVSPIVSKKGYLHFLEPHSSGWVRRYVVVRRPYVYLYRSERDNVERAVINLSSAKVEYSEDKQTLLRTPNTFAVCTEHRGILLQAANDKEMHDWLYAFNPLLAGTIRSKLSRRKSVQSLPAAQRI; this comes from the exons ATGGCGGGGGCTTCGGTGAAGGTGGCGGTGAGGGTCCGACCCTTTAACTCCAGGGAGATTGGAAAGGAGAGCAAATGCATCATTCAGATGTCAGGGAACACCACGA ctatCCTGAACCCAAAACagccaaaagaaaacaagagctTCAACTTTGACTTCTCATACTGGTCACACACTACG CCTGAGGACATCAACTACGCGTCTCAGATGCAGGTGTACAAGGACATCGGAGAGGAGATGCTGCTCCACGCCTTTGAAGGTTACAACGTGTGCATATTTGCATACGGACAGACAGGAGCTGGCAAAAGCTACACCATGATGGGACGACAGGAAAAAGACCAGCAGGGGATTATACCTCTG CTGTGTGAGGACCTTTTCACTAAGATCAATGACAGCAATAACGACAACAACATGTCTTACTCTGTGGAG GTGAGCTACATGGAGATTTACTGTGAGCGTGTGCGCGACCTGCTGAACCCCAAGAACAAAGGAAACCTGCGTGTGCGAGAGCACCCCCTGTTAGGACCATACGTTGAAGATCTGTCTAAGCTGGCCGTGACTTCGTACAATGACATTCAGGACCTGATGGATTCTGGAAACAAGGCCAG GACTGTGGCTGCCACCAACATGAATGAGACCAGCAGTCGSTCTCATGCTGTCTTCAACATCATCTTCACACAGAAGAAGCATGACATGGAGACAGACAACACTTCAGAAAAG GTCAGCAAGATAAGTCTGGTAGACTTAGCCGGCAGTGAGAGAGCTGATTCGACTGGAGCTAAAGGGACGCGACTGAAG gaaggtgcaaacataaacaaatcTCTTACCACACTTGGAAAAGTCATTTCTGCTTTAGCTGAACTG GACTCGGCTCCAAATAAG aacaagaaaaagaagaaagtggaGAGTTTTATTCCTTACAGAGATTCAGTTCTGACTTGGCTCCTTAGGGAGAACTTAG GAGGAAACTCTCGCACAGCCATGGTGGCAGCTCTCAGTCCTGCAGATATTAACTATGATGAAACTCTAAGTACTCTTCG GTATGCTGATCGAGCCAAGCAGATCCGSTGCAACGCCGTGATCAACGAGGATCCCAACAACCGCCTGGTCCGCGAGCTGAAAGAGGAGGTTGCTCGCCTCAAAGACCTGCTGTATGCGCAGGGCCTGGGAGACATCATCGAGA ATCTGTGCGATTACAAGAACTTTGTGAACAATGGCCAGGCTGTCAATCAAAGGGGTGATCTCTCCACAGTGACCAACGCCATGACAGGAATGAGTCCCTCCCCCTCGCTCTCTGCCCTGTCCAGCCGGGCCGCCTCCATCAGCAACCTTCACGACCGCATCTTCAGCCCAGCCAGCGAGGAGGCGATCGAAAGGCTCAAG gaaacagagaaaatcaTTGCAGAGCTTAATGAGACTTGGGAAGAGAAGCTGCGTCGTACTGAGGCGATTCGCATGGAGAG AGAGGCTCTGCTGGCTGAGATGGGTGTTGCTATGAGAGAAGATGGGGGAACTGTTGGTGTCTTTTCTCCCAAGAAG ACCCCTCATCTGGTGAACCTCAACGAGGATCCGCTAATGTCTGAGTGTCTGCTCTACTACATCAAAGACGGCATTACCAA GGTTGGTCGCGAAAACGCCAAAACTCGACAAGACATCGTTCTTAGCGGCCACTTCATTAAAGATGAGCACTGTACCTTCAGCAGCACAACAGGCCCACAGGGAGAAG GATGCGTCATTCTTGAGCCATGTGAGGGGTCAGAGACATATGTCAATGGGAAGAGAGTGACCTCGCCCACTGTTTTGCGATCTG GGAACCGCATCATCATGGGTAAAAGCCACGTGTTTCGTTTCAACGACCCGGAGCAGGCCCGCCTGGAGCGGGAGAGAACGCCGTGTGCGGAGACGCCGGTGGAGCCCGTGGACTGGGCCTTCGCTCAGAGGGAGCTGCTCGAGAAGCAAGGCATAGACATGAAGCAGGAGATGGAGCAGAG GCTTCAGGAGCTTGAAGACCAATACcgcaaagaaagagaagaagccAGTAACCTGCTCGAGCAGCAGAGGCTG GACTATGAGAGTAAACTGGAGGCCCTTCAGAARCAAGTAGACTCTCGGTACCTGGAGTcacctgaggaagaggaggagcctGAGGAGGAAG TGCCGTGGACGAAGCGTGAAACTGAACTGGCACTCTGGGCTTTCAGAAAGTGGCGGTTCTACCAGTTCACCTCCCTCAGRGATCTGCTCTGGGGAAATGCCATCTTCCTCAAAGAGGCGAATGCTATTAGTGTGGAACTAAAGAAAAAG GTGCAGTTCCAGTTCGTCCTGCTGACAGACACTCTTTACTCTCCGCTCCCACCTGACCTGCTGCCTCCCAGTGTGGCTAAGGAGCGAGAGAGGCGACCTTTCCCTCAAACAATAGTAGCCGTTGAAGTGCAGGATCAGAAGAATGGAGCCACGCATTACTGGACTCTGGAAAAGCTCAG GCAGAGGCTGGACCTGATGAGAGAGATGTATGACCGAGCTGCAGAGCTGCCCAGCAGCACTGTGGAGGACTGCGACCACGCCCTGACYGGAGGGGACCCCTTCTACGACCGCTTCCCCTGGTTCCGTCTGGTTGGCAG GGCTTTCGTGTACCTGAGTAACCTGCTGTATCCGGTGCCTCTGGTGCACCGCGTGGCCATCGTCAGTGAGAAGGGAGAGGTCAAAGGTTTCCTCAGGGTGGCTGTCCAGGCCATATCAG CTGACGAGGAGGCCCCCGATTATGGATCTGGAGTGAGGCAGTCAGGCACCGCCAAGATCTCCTTCGAAGACAACCAATTTGAGAAG TTTCAGAGTGAGTCGTGTCCTGGAGGTTTGTYGCACTCCAACACCTCCCAAGAGGAGCTCAGAATCGTGGAGGGAGAAGGACAAAACGTCGAGATAGGAATCTCAGCGGACGAGGTTAACAACAACACCTGTGCAG CCATTCAGGAGCCTCCTTGCAGCCCTGTGAAGAGTTTAGGTCTGGGTCTGGACCTCCCGCTAGAGCTGTCTCCAGAAAAAGCTCTGTCACACCTGAAGATCGGCAGCACCTTCACCTTCAGAGTCACCGTCCTTCAGGCCTCCAGCATCTCAGCAGAATACGCCGACATTTTCTGCCARTTTAA CTTCATCCATCGTCACGATGAAGCCTTTTCAACTGAGCCACTGAAAAACACTGGCAGAGGGCCACCGCTCGGATTCTACCATGTACAAAAT ATTAAAGTGGAAGTGACCAAGTCATTCTTGGAGTACATCAAGACTCAGCCCATCGTCTTTGAGGTGTTYGGACACTATCAGAAACAGCCTTTCCCTCCATTATGCAAAGATTTGATCAG TCCTCTGAGACCCTCCCGGAGGCAGTTTCCACGGGTGATGCCATTATCCAAACCAG tgCCAGCCACAAAGCTCAGCACGCTGACTCGCTCCACTGCTGGACCTTGCCATGCCAAATATGACCTCATGGTCTTCTTTGAGATCTGTGAGCTGGAGGCTAATGGAGA CTACATCCCAGCTGTCGTTGACCACAGAGGCGGCATGCCGTGCCATGGGACTTTCCTTTTACATCAG GGCATACAGAGAAGGATCAGAGTTACCATTGctcatgaaacaggaaatgataTCGAGTGGAAGGAGGTGAAGGAGCTGGTTATCG GTCGCATTCGAAACACACCAGAGGCTGACGAGACTATCATTGACCCCAACATCCTGTCCCTCAACATTCTCTCCTCTGGATACTTCTGGCCAAAACATGATGACAA CGTTTCATTGGGCGTTGATCATAG GACCTTCTATCGATTCGAGGCGGCATGGGACAGCTCCATGCACAACTCTCTGCTGCTGAACAGAGTCACTCCATACGGAGAGAAGATCTACATCACTCTCTCAGCTTATCTGGAG ATGGAGAACTGCACTCAGCCGACAGTTATCACCAAAGATTTCTGCGTGGTGTTTTACTCCCGTGACACAAAGCTTCCAGCCTCCCGATCCATCAGGAACTTCTTCAGCACCGGCTGCCTCAGGCCCTCGGAGAG taaTCGTGTCACCGGAGTTTATGAGGTCACTCTGTGCCACATTGCAGATAACGGAAGTCCAG GAATGCAGCGCCGTCGCAGGCGTGTTCTTGACACCTCTGTGGCTTACGTGCGAGGAGAGGAGAACCTGGCTGGTTGGAGACCCCGCAGCGACAGCCTCATCCTTGACCACCAGTGGGAGCTGGAGAAGCTCAGCTTACTGCAGGAG GTGGAGAAAACCAGGCATTACCTCCTGCTGAGGGAAAAGCTCGAGGCAACTCTGCAGGCAGGGCAGGACGCGCTTTACAAGAGCGGCGACATTTGTGACTTTGCAAAGAGCCCTGTCCTCAGCAGCAGTCCGAGCAGCAGCCCTGCTCCTGACGGCCCCAACCAGAGGCAGAGGGAGCTAGCTGCTAAG TGTCTGCGCCTGCTGATGCACACGTTCAACAGAGAGTACAGCCAGGTGAGCAGCAGTGCCAGTGAAAGCAAG CTTTCAGAAATGTCTGCATCACTCATGAGGGATTCGTCCTCCTCTGGCCTCAGCACACTTACTCCCTCCTCTACTTGCCCCTCATTGGTCGATGGCCATTTTGACATCCG GCTCACCGAACCGAGCTCTGGAGCATCGACACCGGACCTGGACCCGTTCAGCCCAGTGGACAGAAAGAAAGCTCTGAGAGGATACACCTTTGTTCCTGACATACAAGAGATTCGGGTCAG CCCCATCGTGTCAAAGAAGGGCTACCTGCATTTCTTGGAGCCCCACAGCAGCGGCTGGGTGAGGCGCTATGTGGTCGTGCGCAGACCCTACGTCTACCTGTACCGCAGCGAGAGGGACAATGTGGAGAGGGCTGTCATCAACCTGTCCTCGGCTAAAGTGGAATACAGCGAAGATAAACAGACACTACTGCGG ACACCTAACACGTTTGCGGTGTGCACTGAGCATCGTGGGATACTGCTGCAGGCCGCCAACGACAAAGAGATGCATGACTGGCTGTACGCCTTTAACCCTCTGCTAGCTGGTACCATCAG GTCCAAGCTCTCCAGGAGAAAGTCAGTCCAGTCGCTCCCGGCTGCTCAGCGGATCTAA
- the kif1ab gene encoding kinesin-like protein KIF1A isoform X5 encodes MAGASVKVAVRVRPFNSREIGKESKCIIQMSGNTTTILNPKQPKENKSFNFDFSYWSHTTPEDINYASQMQVYKDIGEEMLLHAFEGYNVCIFAYGQTGAGKSYTMMGRQEKDQQGIIPLLCEDLFTKINDSNNDNNMSYSVEVSYMEIYCERVRDLLNPKNKGNLRVREHPLLGPYVEDLSKLAVTSYNDIQDLMDSGNKARTVAATNMNETSSRSHAVFNIIFTQKKHDMETDNTSEKVSKISLVDLAGSERADSTGAKGTRLKEGANINKSLTTLGKVISALAELDSAPNKNKKKKKVESFIPYRDSVLTWLLRENLGGNSRTAMVAALSPADINYDETLSTLRYADRAKQIRCNAVINEDPNNRLVRELKEEVARLKDLLYAQGLGDIIETYRGTVPAITGLKLTNAMTGMSPSPSLSALSSRAASISNLHDRIFSPASEEAIERLKETEKIIAELNETWEEKLRRTEAIRMEREALLAEMGVAMREDGGTVGVFSPKKTPHLVNLNEDPLMSECLLYYIKDGITKVGRENAKTRQDIVLSGHFIKDEHCTFSSTTGPQGEGCVILEPCEGSETYVNGKRVTSPTVLRSGNRIIMGKSHVFRFNDPEQARLERERTPCAETPVEPVDWAFAQRELLEKQGIDMKQEMEQRLQELEDQYRKEREEASNLLEQQRLDYESKLEALQKQVDSRYLESPEEEEEPEEEVPWTKRETELALWAFRKWRFYQFTSLRDLLWGNAIFLKEANAISVELKKKVQFQFVLLTDTLYSPLPPDLLPPSVAKERERRPFPQTIVAVEVQDQKNGATHYWTLEKLRQRLDLMREMYDRAAELPSSTVEDCDHALTGGDPFYDRFPWFRLVGRAFVYLSNLLYPVPLVHRVAIVSEKGEVKGFLRVAVQAISADEEAPDYGSGVRQSGTAKISFEDNQFEKFQSESCPGGLXHSNTSQEELRIVEGEGQNVEIGISADEVNNNTCAAIQEPPCSPVKSLGLGLDLPLELSPEKALSHLKIGSTFTFRVTVLQASSISAEYADIFCQFNFIHRHDEAFSTEPLKNTGRGPPLGFYHVQNIKVEVTKSFLEYIKTQPIVFEVFGHYQKQPFPPLCKDLISPLRPSRRQFPRVMPLSKPVPATKLSTLTRSTAGPCHAKYDLMVFFEICELEANGDYIPAVVDHRGGMPCHGTFLLHQGIQRRIRVTIAHETGNDIEWKEVKELVIGRIRNTPEADETIIDPNILSLNILSSGYFWPKHDDNVSLGVDHRTFYRFEAAWDSSMHNSLLLNRVTPYGEKIYITLSAYLEMENCTQPTVITKDFCVVFYSRDTKLPASRSIRNFFSTGCLRPSESNRVTGVYEVTLCHIADNGSPGMQRRRRRVLDTSVAYVRGEENLAGWRPRSDSLILDHQWELEKLSLLQEVEKTRHYLLLREKLEATLQAGQDALYKSGDICDFAKSPVLSSSPSSSPAPDGPNQRQRELAAKCLRLLMHTFNREYSQVSSSASESKLSEMSASLMRDSSSSGLSTLTPSSTCPSLVDGHFDIRLTEPSSGASTPDLDPFSPVDRKKALRGYTFVPDIQEIRVSPIVSKKGYLHFLEPHSSGWVRRYVVVRRPYVYLYRSERDNVERAVINLSSAKVEYSEDKQTLLRTPNTFAVCTEHRGILLQAANDKEMHDWLYAFNPLLAGTIRSKLSRRKSVQSLPAAQRI; translated from the exons ATGGCGGGGGCTTCGGTGAAGGTGGCGGTGAGGGTCCGACCCTTTAACTCCAGGGAGATTGGAAAGGAGAGCAAATGCATCATTCAGATGTCAGGGAACACCACGA ctatCCTGAACCCAAAACagccaaaagaaaacaagagctTCAACTTTGACTTCTCATACTGGTCACACACTACG CCTGAGGACATCAACTACGCGTCTCAGATGCAGGTGTACAAGGACATCGGAGAGGAGATGCTGCTCCACGCCTTTGAAGGTTACAACGTGTGCATATTTGCATACGGACAGACAGGAGCTGGCAAAAGCTACACCATGATGGGACGACAGGAAAAAGACCAGCAGGGGATTATACCTCTG CTGTGTGAGGACCTTTTCACTAAGATCAATGACAGCAATAACGACAACAACATGTCTTACTCTGTGGAG GTGAGCTACATGGAGATTTACTGTGAGCGTGTGCGCGACCTGCTGAACCCCAAGAACAAAGGAAACCTGCGTGTGCGAGAGCACCCCCTGTTAGGACCATACGTTGAAGATCTGTCTAAGCTGGCCGTGACTTCGTACAATGACATTCAGGACCTGATGGATTCTGGAAACAAGGCCAG GACTGTGGCTGCCACCAACATGAATGAGACCAGCAGTCGSTCTCATGCTGTCTTCAACATCATCTTCACACAGAAGAAGCATGACATGGAGACAGACAACACTTCAGAAAAG GTCAGCAAGATAAGTCTGGTAGACTTAGCCGGCAGTGAGAGAGCTGATTCGACTGGAGCTAAAGGGACGCGACTGAAG gaaggtgcaaacataaacaaatcTCTTACCACACTTGGAAAAGTCATTTCTGCTTTAGCTGAACTG GACTCGGCTCCAAATAAG aacaagaaaaagaagaaagtggaGAGTTTTATTCCTTACAGAGATTCAGTTCTGACTTGGCTCCTTAGGGAGAACTTAG GAGGAAACTCTCGCACAGCCATGGTGGCAGCTCTCAGTCCTGCAGATATTAACTATGATGAAACTCTAAGTACTCTTCG GTATGCTGATCGAGCCAAGCAGATCCGSTGCAACGCCGTGATCAACGAGGATCCCAACAACCGCCTGGTCCGCGAGCTGAAAGAGGAGGTTGCTCGCCTCAAAGACCTGCTGTATGCGCAGGGCCTGGGAGACATCATCGAGA CGTATCGAGGCACCGTTCCTGCCATCACTGgtttgaaat TGACCAACGCCATGACAGGAATGAGTCCCTCCCCCTCGCTCTCTGCCCTGTCCAGCCGGGCCGCCTCCATCAGCAACCTTCACGACCGCATCTTCAGCCCAGCCAGCGAGGAGGCGATCGAAAGGCTCAAG gaaacagagaaaatcaTTGCAGAGCTTAATGAGACTTGGGAAGAGAAGCTGCGTCGTACTGAGGCGATTCGCATGGAGAG AGAGGCTCTGCTGGCTGAGATGGGTGTTGCTATGAGAGAAGATGGGGGAACTGTTGGTGTCTTTTCTCCCAAGAAG ACCCCTCATCTGGTGAACCTCAACGAGGATCCGCTAATGTCTGAGTGTCTGCTCTACTACATCAAAGACGGCATTACCAA GGTTGGTCGCGAAAACGCCAAAACTCGACAAGACATCGTTCTTAGCGGCCACTTCATTAAAGATGAGCACTGTACCTTCAGCAGCACAACAGGCCCACAGGGAGAAG GATGCGTCATTCTTGAGCCATGTGAGGGGTCAGAGACATATGTCAATGGGAAGAGAGTGACCTCGCCCACTGTTTTGCGATCTG GGAACCGCATCATCATGGGTAAAAGCCACGTGTTTCGTTTCAACGACCCGGAGCAGGCCCGCCTGGAGCGGGAGAGAACGCCGTGTGCGGAGACGCCGGTGGAGCCCGTGGACTGGGCCTTCGCTCAGAGGGAGCTGCTCGAGAAGCAAGGCATAGACATGAAGCAGGAGATGGAGCAGAG GCTTCAGGAGCTTGAAGACCAATACcgcaaagaaagagaagaagccAGTAACCTGCTCGAGCAGCAGAGGCTG GACTATGAGAGTAAACTGGAGGCCCTTCAGAARCAAGTAGACTCTCGGTACCTGGAGTcacctgaggaagaggaggagcctGAGGAGGAAG TGCCGTGGACGAAGCGTGAAACTGAACTGGCACTCTGGGCTTTCAGAAAGTGGCGGTTCTACCAGTTCACCTCCCTCAGRGATCTGCTCTGGGGAAATGCCATCTTCCTCAAAGAGGCGAATGCTATTAGTGTGGAACTAAAGAAAAAG GTGCAGTTCCAGTTCGTCCTGCTGACAGACACTCTTTACTCTCCGCTCCCACCTGACCTGCTGCCTCCCAGTGTGGCTAAGGAGCGAGAGAGGCGACCTTTCCCTCAAACAATAGTAGCCGTTGAAGTGCAGGATCAGAAGAATGGAGCCACGCATTACTGGACTCTGGAAAAGCTCAG GCAGAGGCTGGACCTGATGAGAGAGATGTATGACCGAGCTGCAGAGCTGCCCAGCAGCACTGTGGAGGACTGCGACCACGCCCTGACYGGAGGGGACCCCTTCTACGACCGCTTCCCCTGGTTCCGTCTGGTTGGCAG GGCTTTCGTGTACCTGAGTAACCTGCTGTATCCGGTGCCTCTGGTGCACCGCGTGGCCATCGTCAGTGAGAAGGGAGAGGTCAAAGGTTTCCTCAGGGTGGCTGTCCAGGCCATATCAG CTGACGAGGAGGCCCCCGATTATGGATCTGGAGTGAGGCAGTCAGGCACCGCCAAGATCTCCTTCGAAGACAACCAATTTGAGAAG TTTCAGAGTGAGTCGTGTCCTGGAGGTTTGTYGCACTCCAACACCTCCCAAGAGGAGCTCAGAATCGTGGAGGGAGAAGGACAAAACGTCGAGATAGGAATCTCAGCGGACGAGGTTAACAACAACACCTGTGCAG CCATTCAGGAGCCTCCTTGCAGCCCTGTGAAGAGTTTAGGTCTGGGTCTGGACCTCCCGCTAGAGCTGTCTCCAGAAAAAGCTCTGTCACACCTGAAGATCGGCAGCACCTTCACCTTCAGAGTCACCGTCCTTCAGGCCTCCAGCATCTCAGCAGAATACGCCGACATTTTCTGCCARTTTAA CTTCATCCATCGTCACGATGAAGCCTTTTCAACTGAGCCACTGAAAAACACTGGCAGAGGGCCACCGCTCGGATTCTACCATGTACAAAAT ATTAAAGTGGAAGTGACCAAGTCATTCTTGGAGTACATCAAGACTCAGCCCATCGTCTTTGAGGTGTTYGGACACTATCAGAAACAGCCTTTCCCTCCATTATGCAAAGATTTGATCAG TCCTCTGAGACCCTCCCGGAGGCAGTTTCCACGGGTGATGCCATTATCCAAACCAG tgCCAGCCACAAAGCTCAGCACGCTGACTCGCTCCACTGCTGGACCTTGCCATGCCAAATATGACCTCATGGTCTTCTTTGAGATCTGTGAGCTGGAGGCTAATGGAGA CTACATCCCAGCTGTCGTTGACCACAGAGGCGGCATGCCGTGCCATGGGACTTTCCTTTTACATCAG GGCATACAGAGAAGGATCAGAGTTACCATTGctcatgaaacaggaaatgataTCGAGTGGAAGGAGGTGAAGGAGCTGGTTATCG GTCGCATTCGAAACACACCAGAGGCTGACGAGACTATCATTGACCCCAACATCCTGTCCCTCAACATTCTCTCCTCTGGATACTTCTGGCCAAAACATGATGACAA CGTTTCATTGGGCGTTGATCATAG GACCTTCTATCGATTCGAGGCGGCATGGGACAGCTCCATGCACAACTCTCTGCTGCTGAACAGAGTCACTCCATACGGAGAGAAGATCTACATCACTCTCTCAGCTTATCTGGAG ATGGAGAACTGCACTCAGCCGACAGTTATCACCAAAGATTTCTGCGTGGTGTTTTACTCCCGTGACACAAAGCTTCCAGCCTCCCGATCCATCAGGAACTTCTTCAGCACCGGCTGCCTCAGGCCCTCGGAGAG taaTCGTGTCACCGGAGTTTATGAGGTCACTCTGTGCCACATTGCAGATAACGGAAGTCCAG GAATGCAGCGCCGTCGCAGGCGTGTTCTTGACACCTCTGTGGCTTACGTGCGAGGAGAGGAGAACCTGGCTGGTTGGAGACCCCGCAGCGACAGCCTCATCCTTGACCACCAGTGGGAGCTGGAGAAGCTCAGCTTACTGCAGGAG GTGGAGAAAACCAGGCATTACCTCCTGCTGAGGGAAAAGCTCGAGGCAACTCTGCAGGCAGGGCAGGACGCGCTTTACAAGAGCGGCGACATTTGTGACTTTGCAAAGAGCCCTGTCCTCAGCAGCAGTCCGAGCAGCAGCCCTGCTCCTGACGGCCCCAACCAGAGGCAGAGGGAGCTAGCTGCTAAG TGTCTGCGCCTGCTGATGCACACGTTCAACAGAGAGTACAGCCAGGTGAGCAGCAGTGCCAGTGAAAGCAAG CTTTCAGAAATGTCTGCATCACTCATGAGGGATTCGTCCTCCTCTGGCCTCAGCACACTTACTCCCTCCTCTACTTGCCCCTCATTGGTCGATGGCCATTTTGACATCCG GCTCACCGAACCGAGCTCTGGAGCATCGACACCGGACCTGGACCCGTTCAGCCCAGTGGACAGAAAGAAAGCTCTGAGAGGATACACCTTTGTTCCTGACATACAAGAGATTCGGGTCAG CCCCATCGTGTCAAAGAAGGGCTACCTGCATTTCTTGGAGCCCCACAGCAGCGGCTGGGTGAGGCGCTATGTGGTCGTGCGCAGACCCTACGTCTACCTGTACCGCAGCGAGAGGGACAATGTGGAGAGGGCTGTCATCAACCTGTCCTCGGCTAAAGTGGAATACAGCGAAGATAAACAGACACTACTGCGG ACACCTAACACGTTTGCGGTGTGCACTGAGCATCGTGGGATACTGCTGCAGGCCGCCAACGACAAAGAGATGCATGACTGGCTGTACGCCTTTAACCCTCTGCTAGCTGGTACCATCAG GTCCAAGCTCTCCAGGAGAAAGTCAGTCCAGTCGCTCCCGGCTGCTCAGCGGATCTAA